One genomic window of Desmospora activa DSM 45169 includes the following:
- a CDS encoding DM13 domain-containing protein, whose amino-acid sequence MNKKWWKMIAIIVVAALAVAVFIQQNAAVNADEDEEGWRLLAQGDLQGVARSGEGQVSIYERQDGSRLLRLTNFKAVEESDLRMVLVNQRDVSDNESVKHATRVDLGSIKQGSQGEGNQDFNIPTDVDLSQFPAVAIWNEESEENFLAAMLRYNE is encoded by the coding sequence TTGAATAAGAAATGGTGGAAGATGATTGCAATCATTGTTGTAGCAGCGCTGGCAGTTGCGGTTTTCATTCAACAGAATGCGGCTGTCAATGCCGATGAAGACGAGGAGGGTTGGCGCTTGCTGGCCCAGGGGGATCTTCAAGGCGTGGCCCGGTCTGGCGAAGGGCAAGTCAGTATCTATGAGCGCCAGGATGGAAGCCGTCTCTTACGTTTAACGAATTTCAAAGCGGTGGAGGAATCCGACCTCCGAATGGTGCTAGTCAATCAGCGCGATGTTTCCGACAATGAGTCGGTCAAACATGCGACCCGGGTTGATCTGGGATCGATTAAACAAGGGAGCCAGGGGGAAGGGAATCAGGATTTTAACATCCCAACCGATGTAGATCTCAGTCAGTTTCCCGCCGTCGCCATCTGGAATGAGGAGTCTGAGGAAAACTTTTTGGCAGCAATGTTGCGTTACAACGAATGA
- a CDS encoding Gfo/Idh/MocA family protein, which translates to MAEVKIGILGAGGIAKVHTSILKQDERVKIIGIADIVEERAAALAQEVGDATAVGNIEALFDLGVDAVYVTTPNTLHVEPVLMCLQNDIHVFSEKPMATSLAEAEQIKAVAATSKAIYNLGMNRRYASVYKRIKELIDAGELTPFLANIKMNRGELLHPAWTANPQVTGGFLYETPFHLIDLSRYLFGDVETVRCEARQNISESELDTFAILLTFASGMVATFVTYAHAGWSFPFESLEVYGKYSTVSTQELEKVMVSLGLNQAAQIHDFYQRSIEDKWGYVEEDRLFIDAIVNGSKPPVTAEDGFRSIQLLEAIMESAKTGNTIDLGQKV; encoded by the coding sequence ATGGCAGAAGTCAAAATCGGAATCTTGGGAGCGGGCGGGATTGCCAAGGTGCACACCTCCATCCTCAAACAAGATGAACGAGTGAAGATCATTGGCATTGCCGATATTGTGGAAGAGAGAGCTGCTGCTTTGGCTCAGGAGGTGGGAGACGCCACAGCGGTGGGAAACATCGAGGCTTTATTTGATCTTGGTGTTGATGCGGTCTATGTGACCACACCCAATACCTTGCACGTGGAACCGGTGTTAATGTGTCTACAAAACGATATCCATGTGTTTTCAGAGAAACCGATGGCTACTTCATTGGCGGAAGCGGAACAAATCAAAGCGGTGGCTGCCACTTCAAAGGCGATATACAACTTGGGGATGAACCGCCGCTATGCTTCCGTTTATAAACGTATCAAGGAATTGATCGATGCCGGAGAACTGACGCCCTTCTTGGCCAATATCAAGATGAACCGGGGTGAGTTGTTACATCCCGCTTGGACTGCCAATCCCCAGGTTACAGGCGGCTTCCTTTATGAGACTCCTTTTCACCTCATCGATCTAAGCCGCTATCTATTTGGTGACGTTGAAACTGTTCGTTGTGAGGCCAGACAAAACATTTCGGAATCGGAGTTGGATACCTTTGCGATTTTGTTGACATTTGCATCTGGGATGGTTGCCACCTTTGTCACCTATGCCCATGCCGGGTGGAGTTTTCCCTTTGAAAGCTTAGAGGTTTACGGAAAATATAGCACCGTTTCGACACAGGAATTGGAAAAGGTAATGGTTTCCCTCGGTCTAAATCAAGCGGCACAAATCCATGATTTTTATCAGCGATCGATTGAGGATAAGTGGGGATATGTAGAGGAAGATCGCCTCTTTATCGATGCCATTGTCAATGGATCCAAACCACCAGTGACGGCGGAGGACGGTTTTCGCTCGATTCAATTGTTGGAGGCGATTATGGAAAGCGCCAAAACGGGAAATACGATCGATTTGGGGCAAAAAGTTTGA
- a CDS encoding Imm1 family immunity protein, which yields MSWMFLFAEGEFNGENPTWEKIEQFIRLMDGKKYNAMALEMEEGELITCGGGNLIKGKRRYTVSYVLGEDNCSLTNPEESNEEYFTITVQTPDEIPANLCVCIDDVLQAVKYFYETNGKRNPNLNWECL from the coding sequence ATGTCTTGGATGTTTCTATTTGCAGAGGGTGAATTTAATGGAGAAAATCCAACATGGGAAAAAATTGAACAGTTTATCCGGCTTATGGACGGAAAGAAGTATAATGCAATGGCTCTTGAGATGGAAGAAGGAGAGCTTATTACTTGCGGTGGAGGTAATTTGATTAAGGGAAAACGAAGGTATACCGTTAGCTATGTGTTAGGAGAAGATAATTGTAGTTTAACTAACCCAGAAGAATCAAATGAGGAGTATTTTACAATCACAGTCCAAACACCTGACGAAATACCAGCGAATTTATGTGTATGTATTGATGACGTGTTGCAAGCGGTAAAATACTTTTATGAAACGAATGGAAAACGGAATCCCAATCTTAATTGGGAATGTCTATAA
- the iolG gene encoding inositol 2-dehydrogenase, producing MPKKIRCAVLGLGRLGYWHAENLSQRVREAELVAVVDSFPGRAEQVARELDVAKWYQSPDEVFADPEIDAVAIVTPTTTHAELIKQAAASGKHIFTEKPITQTVKDADEVLAAIQHHQVFCQVGFMRRFDPSYVEAKRRIEAGDIGEPLYYKGITRDGNTPPPDFIKNSGGLYLDFSIHDYDTARFFLGAEVTAVTALGSVVKNEVVAQFNDVDQALTYLTFDSGAAADIEASRNATYGYDIRAEIIGTEGAIQIGSLQHHDIKVLTKKGCTHDILPDFPSQFLDAYLLEMVSFIQSLKNKQKPQVDAIDGKKALEIAVAATQSYQTGTTVQLGAVSTVKK from the coding sequence ATGCCGAAAAAAATCCGTTGTGCTGTTCTTGGTTTGGGCCGGTTGGGATATTGGCATGCGGAAAACTTGTCTCAACGGGTAAGAGAGGCGGAGTTGGTGGCGGTGGTGGATTCGTTTCCGGGAAGAGCGGAGCAGGTTGCACGAGAGTTAGACGTAGCAAAATGGTACCAAAGTCCGGATGAAGTGTTTGCTGATCCCGAGATTGATGCGGTGGCTATCGTTACGCCGACGACGACACACGCCGAGTTGATCAAACAAGCGGCTGCCAGTGGCAAACATATTTTTACGGAGAAACCGATAACCCAGACGGTAAAGGACGCCGATGAGGTGCTTGCCGCGATTCAACACCATCAGGTTTTTTGTCAGGTTGGTTTTATGAGAAGGTTTGACCCTTCTTATGTGGAAGCCAAAAGGAGAATTGAGGCTGGAGACATTGGAGAGCCCCTTTATTATAAAGGGATTACCCGTGATGGAAATACACCGCCCCCTGATTTCATTAAAAATAGCGGTGGACTCTATTTGGATTTTTCCATTCATGACTACGATACGGCCCGTTTCTTTTTAGGCGCGGAAGTGACAGCGGTGACAGCCCTGGGAAGTGTGGTCAAAAACGAAGTTGTGGCCCAATTTAACGATGTGGATCAGGCACTGACGTATCTAACATTTGACTCCGGTGCTGCTGCTGATATTGAAGCCAGCCGCAATGCAACCTATGGATACGATATCCGCGCAGAGATTATCGGTACAGAGGGTGCGATTCAAATCGGTTCGCTCCAACACCACGACATCAAAGTGTTAACAAAAAAGGGGTGTACCCATGATATCCTGCCTGATTTTCCATCACAGTTTTTGGATGCGTATTTGTTGGAGATGGTCTCCTTTATTCAATCCCTAAAAAATAAGCAAAAGCCGCAGGTTGATGCGATCGACGGCAAAAAAGCGTTGGAAATAGCCGTAGCCGCTACTCAATCGTATCAGACGGGAACAACGGTGCAATTGGGAGCTGTTTCTACCGTCAAAAAGTAA
- a CDS encoding Gfo/Idh/MocA family protein has protein sequence MKAKKPIRVGMVGYRLMGRAHSHAYRDYPFYFDTEMIPQLQGIAGRNEAEVRAAADKMGWASYETDWHRLLERDDIDLIDIVTPNDTHAEIAIAAAEAGKHVLCEKPLALSLPQAEQMLEAVNKAGVTHMICYNYRFSPAVQWAKKLIDEGRLGRIYHIRATFLQDWLMDPDFPLTWRLQKKISGGGTLGDLGAHLIDLARFLVGEFQEVTGMMETFIKKRPLGTMTDNLKGRAVSDQWGEVTVDDATLFLARFHNGALGTFESSRFSRGNRAGNRFEINGEKGSLRWDMENLNNLQVYLHEDEPGLQGFRTINCTEEEHPYAGVYWPAGHIIGYEHTFINLVSQMMDGIAAGYNPQPNFEDGVKNQAVLAAVEESVQTRSWVHVSSFQ, from the coding sequence ATGAAAGCAAAGAAACCGATCCGGGTGGGGATGGTTGGTTATCGTTTGATGGGGAGAGCCCATTCTCATGCTTATCGCGATTACCCCTTTTATTTTGATACGGAGATGATTCCACAATTACAGGGGATTGCGGGACGGAATGAAGCAGAGGTAAGAGCGGCGGCGGATAAAATGGGATGGGCCTCTTATGAAACCGATTGGCATCGGTTGCTTGAGCGGGATGATATCGATTTGATCGATATTGTTACTCCCAACGATACCCATGCCGAGATTGCTATCGCTGCGGCAGAAGCGGGTAAACATGTACTCTGCGAAAAGCCGTTGGCTCTGTCCCTGCCACAAGCAGAACAAATGTTGGAGGCGGTAAACAAAGCCGGTGTCACTCACATGATCTGCTACAATTATCGTTTTTCTCCAGCGGTGCAATGGGCGAAGAAGTTAATCGATGAAGGTCGATTGGGCCGTATTTATCATATTCGTGCCACTTTTCTGCAAGATTGGTTGATGGATCCCGATTTCCCACTCACCTGGCGCCTGCAAAAAAAGATTTCGGGTGGAGGAACACTGGGCGACTTGGGGGCTCATCTGATCGATCTGGCGCGCTTTTTGGTCGGTGAGTTTCAAGAAGTGACAGGGATGATGGAAACCTTTATCAAGAAACGACCTCTGGGCACCATGACCGATAACTTAAAAGGGCGAGCCGTCAGTGATCAGTGGGGAGAGGTGACGGTGGACGATGCAACCCTCTTTTTGGCCCGTTTTCATAATGGGGCGTTGGGCACCTTTGAATCCTCGCGCTTCAGCAGAGGGAATCGGGCAGGAAATCGGTTTGAGATTAACGGTGAAAAAGGGTCTCTCCGTTGGGACATGGAGAATTTAAACAATCTACAGGTATATCTGCATGAGGATGAGCCGGGATTGCAAGGTTTTCGTACCATTAACTGCACCGAAGAAGAACATCCTTATGCGGGGGTCTATTGGCCGGCGGGTCACATTATCGGTTATGAACATACCTTTATCAACCTCGTGTCGCAGATGATGGACGGCATTGCCGCCGGATACAATCCCCAGCCCAATTTTGAAGACGGGGTTAAAAATCAGGCAGTGTTGGCAGCGGTGGAAGAATCGGTGCAAACGCGAAGTTGGGTTCACGTTTCCTCCTTTCAGTAA
- a CDS encoding sugar ABC transporter substrate-binding protein, which translates to MRTKKAFHWSIVLVLVSVGLLSGCGQIGAGSNGDGIVIGAAMPVFDDKWLSYLYDAINQYDKEHDDVEVSMVDAKNDSSKQLEQVEKFIVQGVDAIVITPVDTSAVEPMVNAAKQANIPVVVVNRMPDEDVLAKLDAYVGSESIEGGIKQMEEVEKLLEGKGNVAIMTGELGHESQIKRTEGNQEVVKKNPEMKVVREGTAKYQRAEGIRLMENWIQSGTKIDAVVANNDEMAIGAISALKAAGKLDDTIVAGIDGTPDALEYIQSGELEVSVFQDPVGQGEGAIETAVKLAQGEKLEDKMVWVPYELITKENVEEYVQKWEEYNQ; encoded by the coding sequence ATGAGAACAAAAAAAGCGTTTCATTGGTCTATCGTTTTAGTATTGGTGTCGGTAGGTTTGTTGTCGGGATGCGGCCAAATCGGTGCAGGAAGCAACGGCGATGGAATCGTGATCGGAGCGGCGATGCCCGTCTTTGACGATAAGTGGCTCTCCTATCTATACGATGCGATCAATCAATATGATAAAGAGCATGACGATGTTGAAGTATCCATGGTGGACGCCAAAAACGACTCCAGCAAGCAGTTGGAACAAGTAGAAAAGTTTATCGTTCAAGGTGTGGACGCCATCGTGATCACCCCGGTGGATACAAGCGCGGTGGAACCGATGGTCAACGCGGCTAAACAAGCCAATATCCCGGTTGTTGTTGTCAATCGTATGCCGGATGAGGATGTTTTGGCTAAATTGGATGCCTATGTCGGATCGGAATCGATTGAGGGCGGAATCAAGCAAATGGAAGAAGTAGAGAAATTGCTGGAGGGTAAGGGAAATGTCGCTATTATGACTGGTGAGTTGGGGCATGAGTCACAAATAAAAAGAACGGAAGGAAATCAAGAGGTCGTTAAAAAGAATCCGGAGATGAAAGTAGTACGCGAAGGAACGGCCAAATATCAACGAGCGGAAGGAATCCGCTTGATGGAAAATTGGATTCAATCGGGGACCAAAATCGACGCCGTTGTCGCCAATAACGATGAGATGGCCATCGGGGCGATCAGTGCGCTCAAAGCTGCTGGAAAGCTGGATGATACCATTGTAGCCGGCATTGACGGCACCCCGGATGCGCTTGAATATATTCAATCCGGAGAACTAGAAGTTTCCGTATTCCAAGATCCGGTGGGACAAGGAGAGGGAGCGATTGAGACAGCGGTTAAACTGGCACAGGGTGAAAAACTGGAGGACAAAATGGTATGGGTTCCCTATGAGCTGATCACCAAAGAAAACGTGGAAGAGTATGTGCAGAAGTGGGAGGAATATAACCAATAA
- a CDS encoding imm11 family protein: MKVWQLKSDLNQDFEDLQLVNFDADSDTYISPLRGIRPILNEWGEVKVFTIEEGVKNDFPKFWGDIHVPVVSEKALNIIHDLIEGQVEVLPLSHPQHKYFAIHVLNAIDAINYDNAVVKELSSGLRVSFKKYSFLPEKLIGQHIFKVYLDDRVFSRVFVSDEFKERVTSSSLEGYDFVEVWDSEKSES, translated from the coding sequence TTGAAAGTATGGCAGCTCAAAAGTGATTTGAACCAGGATTTTGAAGATCTCCAGCTTGTTAATTTTGATGCCGATTCCGATACCTATATTAGTCCGCTACGTGGAATTAGGCCAATATTAAACGAATGGGGAGAGGTAAAAGTATTCACTATAGAGGAGGGAGTAAAAAATGACTTTCCGAAGTTCTGGGGGGATATTCATGTTCCTGTTGTCTCCGAAAAGGCATTGAATATTATCCATGATTTAATTGAAGGTCAAGTCGAAGTATTACCTTTGAGTCATCCCCAGCATAAGTATTTTGCAATTCATGTGTTAAATGCAATAGATGCTATCAATTATGATAATGCTGTTGTAAAAGAATTGTCTTCTGGTCTTCGGGTTAGTTTTAAAAAGTACTCCTTTCTCCCGGAAAAGTTGATTGGTCAACATATTTTTAAAGTCTATCTGGACGATAGAGTTTTTTCTAGAGTCTTTGTATCAGATGAGTTTAAAGAAAGGGTAACATCAAGCTCGTTGGAAGGATACGATTTTGTGGAAGTATGGGACTCTGAAAAATCCGAATCATGA
- a CDS encoding 6-phospho-beta-glucosidase yields the protein MNGIKMVTIGGGSSYTPELVEGLIKRHAQLPVRELWLVDIPAGEEKLNIVGALAKRMVEKAGIPLDIHLSIDRRAALQDADFVTTQFRVGLLDARAKDEGIPLKYDVIGQETNGPGGLLKGLRTIPVILNIAKDMAELCPDAWLINFTNPAGMVTEAILRYSRLNKVVGLCNVPIGMRMGIAKMLGVEADRIHIDFAGLNHMVFGLNVYLDGDNITEKLVDDYLSGEQSGVSMRNIVDLGWEPDFIKGLNILPCPYHRYYYQTERMLQEEKEAAKTAGTRAQVVQQLESDLFELYKDPDLNVKPPQLEKRGGAYYSDAACSLIDSIYNDRGDIQPVNTRNNGAIKGIPEDSAVEVNCVITKDGPKPITVGELPVAVNGLVQQIKSFERVAAEAAVTGDYQTALVAMTINPLVPSDRVAKQLLDEMLEAHREHLPQFFEKVEA from the coding sequence ATGAACGGGATCAAAATGGTGACGATTGGCGGAGGCTCCAGCTACACCCCTGAGCTAGTGGAAGGGTTGATTAAACGTCACGCCCAATTGCCGGTGCGGGAGTTATGGCTGGTCGATATCCCTGCTGGAGAAGAAAAGTTAAACATCGTCGGTGCTTTGGCCAAACGCATGGTGGAAAAAGCGGGCATTCCTCTGGACATCCATTTAAGCATCGATCGACGCGCGGCTTTACAGGATGCCGATTTTGTCACCACTCAATTTCGCGTCGGTTTGCTGGACGCCCGGGCCAAAGATGAAGGGATTCCCTTGAAGTACGATGTGATCGGTCAGGAAACCAACGGACCGGGTGGACTGCTCAAAGGGCTACGTACCATTCCCGTGATTCTCAATATCGCCAAGGATATGGCAGAGTTGTGTCCAGACGCCTGGTTGATCAATTTTACCAACCCCGCCGGTATGGTGACGGAAGCGATTCTCCGCTACAGCCGCTTAAATAAAGTGGTTGGTTTATGCAATGTTCCCATCGGCATGCGAATGGGAATCGCCAAAATGCTCGGAGTAGAGGCCGATCGTATTCACATCGATTTTGCCGGACTCAACCATATGGTGTTTGGGCTCAATGTTTATCTCGATGGCGACAATATCACGGAAAAGCTGGTTGATGATTATTTAAGCGGGGAACAATCCGGCGTCTCGATGAGAAATATCGTCGATCTCGGATGGGAACCCGATTTTATCAAAGGGCTAAACATCCTTCCCTGTCCCTATCATCGCTACTATTATCAGACGGAGCGCATGTTGCAAGAAGAGAAGGAAGCGGCTAAAACGGCGGGGACACGAGCGCAAGTGGTGCAACAGTTAGAGTCGGATCTGTTTGAACTGTATAAGGACCCCGATCTCAATGTAAAACCGCCGCAACTGGAAAAACGGGGCGGTGCCTATTACAGCGATGCCGCCTGTAGCTTGATCGATTCCATCTACAATGACAGAGGGGATATCCAACCTGTCAACACCCGCAACAACGGCGCCATCAAAGGTATTCCTGAAGATTCGGCGGTAGAAGTGAACTGTGTCATTACCAAAGATGGCCCCAAGCCGATTACCGTTGGGGAGCTTCCGGTTGCAGTCAACGGATTGGTCCAACAGATCAAATCCTTTGAACGGGTTGCGGCTGAAGCGGCGGTTACCGGCGATTATCAAACCGCTTTAGTGGCGATGACGATTAATCCACTGGTGCCATCGGATCGAGTCGCCAAACAATTGCTGGATGAAATGCTGGAAGCCCATCGTGAACATCTGCCGCAGTTTTTTGAGAAAGTGGAAGCGTAA
- a CDS encoding deaminase: MNVFKRFCNTLFSRKGSSTIEYVIVMSAGAILASALLSALYSEAIKKPMVAVIENHIACLNEEPSCNRGGSRGGEGTQVSEASGSGGPSDSPEQEPPDEDKGGWSGLLQKGKEFASDAWDGVTEPIADAWNGLQEYASDSIDNAKDRYQYWLDHEGGREKILAADEFLSQSAVYREFRGDIIEGNWLRYSIRMLNYMSGAGITTALISELTGFDLIKWGVDNPGATLTMAAGVGMLFFPPTTLLGIGVLSGGGISGAITAFSGGSADEVADAMFIGGLTGLIGGGVAGGVARAGLRYIGQRAAQWVGASIGSSSESLADNFLRGEKLNWKNAAAAGLFAFGSVVGLNAAKNSIPTFGITPKSNQVANQASKNADPNVVAGVKKPPVTPSQFDNVRKDMGLPARIGDDDPYTTSVLRIDGHEYWGKNGKWVTKGKTSNYTDKAHYDKVRKELGTSAEVPGHAEGVAFNKAYQVRKNTGTKGGNAVLYVDKIPCVMCKPGIATLMRSAKVDHLDLHYLQDGKMHHVQYVRNPDTDAVYNPFSGKWTKPSKKK, from the coding sequence TTGAATGTTTTTAAGCGGTTTTGCAATACTCTTTTCAGTCGTAAGGGCAGTTCTACCATTGAATATGTAATTGTCATGAGTGCTGGAGCGATATTGGCAAGCGCTTTGCTCAGTGCCCTCTATAGCGAAGCAATAAAAAAGCCAATGGTAGCGGTTATTGAAAACCATATCGCCTGCCTAAATGAGGAGCCATCGTGTAATCGCGGTGGGAGCAGAGGAGGAGAGGGAACCCAAGTAAGTGAAGCATCCGGCAGTGGTGGCCCTTCTGATTCACCAGAACAGGAACCGCCTGATGAGGATAAAGGCGGTTGGTCAGGACTTTTGCAAAAAGGAAAAGAATTCGCTTCTGATGCGTGGGATGGAGTAACGGAACCGATCGCTGACGCATGGAACGGGCTACAAGAGTATGCTTCCGATTCGATCGATAACGCGAAGGATCGATATCAGTATTGGTTAGATCATGAGGGTGGACGCGAAAAGATACTGGCCGCCGATGAGTTTTTGAGCCAATCTGCCGTTTATCGGGAATTTAGGGGAGATATTATCGAAGGAAATTGGCTCCGGTATTCAATTCGGATGTTGAATTATATGAGTGGTGCGGGAATTACGACTGCACTCATTTCTGAACTAACCGGATTTGATTTAATTAAATGGGGAGTGGACAATCCAGGAGCCACCCTAACCATGGCGGCAGGTGTCGGAATGCTGTTCTTCCCACCTACGACATTGTTAGGAATTGGAGTACTTAGTGGTGGTGGAATAAGCGGTGCTATTACGGCTTTTTCGGGAGGTTCAGCGGATGAAGTTGCCGATGCCATGTTTATTGGCGGGCTTACGGGCTTAATTGGCGGAGGAGTTGCCGGTGGGGTTGCTCGTGCTGGCTTGCGATATATCGGCCAAAGGGCTGCTCAGTGGGTCGGTGCCTCGATCGGAAGTTCCTCTGAAAGTTTAGCCGATAACTTTCTTCGCGGGGAAAAGCTGAACTGGAAGAATGCAGCCGCTGCGGGCCTATTTGCTTTTGGGTCTGTTGTTGGACTTAACGCTGCGAAAAATTCGATACCTACTTTTGGTATAACACCGAAGTCAAACCAGGTTGCAAATCAAGCATCTAAAAACGCCGATCCGAATGTCGTGGCAGGTGTAAAAAAACCACCCGTAACCCCTTCGCAATTTGATAATGTTAGAAAAGACATGGGTTTACCTGCAAGAATCGGAGACGATGACCCATATACTACATCAGTACTAAGAATAGATGGCCATGAGTATTGGGGTAAAAATGGGAAATGGGTTACTAAAGGGAAGACTAGTAATTATACCGATAAAGCCCACTACGATAAGGTGAGAAAGGAATTAGGTACATCGGCCGAAGTTCCAGGGCATGCTGAAGGGGTCGCTTTTAATAAGGCATATCAAGTAAGGAAAAATACTGGTACAAAAGGTGGTAATGCAGTTCTTTATGTTGATAAAATACCATGTGTAATGTGTAAACCAGGGATTGCCACTCTTATGAGATCTGCAAAAGTAGATCATTTAGATTTACATTACTTACAAGATGGTAAAATGCATCATGTTCAATATGTTAGAAATCCAGATACTGACGCAGTATATAATCCCTTTTCTGGAAAATGGACTAAACCCAGTAAGAAGAAATAG
- a CDS encoding LacI family DNA-binding transcriptional regulator has translation MKPTIYDVAEKAGVSIATVSKVINHLPVGQKTKAKVLAVMQELNYRPSILASALTGKGTATIGFLLPDLANPFVAEMARRVEDRAHERGFNVVICSTDFDRTKEARYISLLRQKSVDGFILAGGFKNVDLIMELLKGHIPVVLLAESYPSLSINSVKVDDFSGGYEVASHLLSLGHRQIAVIAEEASSSQERIRGYKQAMQDKGVKIQNEWIVIAGSSSEDGKRAAAELLDRSNPPTAIFACNDLLAIGVILAAREQGFQIPGDLSIVGFDNTLLSMSSDPPLTTVEQPIQEMCAQVVDLLMEEIEGKGKAKQRIMMMPQLIIRQSTTTFCPGDAVKNPS, from the coding sequence ATGAAACCGACGATCTATGACGTAGCAGAAAAAGCGGGCGTCTCTATCGCTACCGTTTCTAAGGTGATCAATCATCTTCCAGTCGGACAAAAAACAAAAGCAAAAGTGTTAGCCGTTATGCAGGAGCTAAATTACCGGCCCAGCATCCTGGCATCCGCCTTAACGGGCAAGGGGACGGCGACGATTGGATTTTTGTTGCCGGATCTGGCCAATCCTTTTGTTGCGGAAATGGCACGACGGGTGGAAGACCGTGCCCATGAACGCGGCTTTAATGTGGTGATCTGTAGTACCGATTTTGATCGGACGAAAGAAGCCCGTTATATTTCGCTATTGCGACAAAAGAGTGTGGATGGCTTTATTTTAGCCGGCGGTTTTAAAAATGTAGATTTGATTATGGAATTGCTGAAGGGGCATATCCCGGTTGTGCTACTGGCGGAGTCGTATCCATCTCTATCGATCAACAGTGTGAAAGTGGACGATTTTAGTGGTGGGTATGAGGTTGCCTCTCATCTGCTCTCCTTGGGCCATCGCCAAATTGCAGTCATCGCTGAAGAAGCGAGCAGTAGTCAGGAACGGATTCGCGGTTATAAGCAGGCGATGCAGGACAAAGGAGTCAAAATTCAGAACGAATGGATCGTCATTGCCGGTTCCAGTTCAGAAGACGGCAAACGGGCGGCGGCAGAATTGCTGGATCGCTCCAATCCGCCTACCGCGATCTTCGCCTGTAACGATCTGTTGGCGATTGGCGTCATTTTGGCCGCGCGCGAGCAAGGGTTTCAAATTCCCGGTGATCTTTCCATCGTTGGCTTTGATAATACGCTGTTGTCTATGAGTAGTGACCCTCCTTTGACCACGGTGGAACAGCCGATCCAAGAAATGTGCGCACAAGTGGTCGATCTGCTCATGGAAGAGATCGAAGGAAAAGGGAAAGCAAAACAGCGCATCATGATGATGCCACAATTGATCATTCGCCAATCGACCACTACTTTTTGTCCGGGCGATGCGGTTAAGAATCCATCTTGA